CAATTTTGCCGCAATGGTGGCAAATTAGGGATCGGTAGCAGCGTGGACTTGGAGTCGTGCTTGGGGTAGCGGTTTGGGAGCGTGATCGGAGGTCGGAGCGGTCCGGTGTTGCAGCGGGGCATACGCGGGGGAGCGTTGTCAGGGGTCAGGAGCGGTCCGGTGCGGCATCGGGAGGAAGCAAGAGGAAGTAAGTTGGCGTGATTCAGAATGGGAGGAGCCATGTTGGGCACTCATACTGCTCTTATGCGAGTGGGTTGCGTACGGGATGACATGTGCGGTCGGGTGGGAAGCGGTTTGGTCTGGGTGGGTTAGGAAGGAGGTGGGAGCTTTGGGTTAGGTTCAATCTGTGGGGAAAATCTGGTTAGTTGAATTGAGTTCATAATGTAGAATAATATTTTAcactttatatgtagaatagcGTTTCTGTATAGAGTTTTGTTTATATATGAAATTGCACTTCACCAATCAGTCAGGTTAAGGTAAAATTTACTGAAAACAGGTAGTTTTTTTAGGAATGAAAACTGGCAGTTGTGCATCACCTGCAGCTGGTCCCCAATATTGATCACCAGCGCGTTGGGTAGTGGGTTCACCGCGATCCATCTGCCTTCCTTGAGGACCTGCAGCCCGGCCACCTGCTGGTCCATGAGCAGGATGGTGAGAGCGTTCGGGTCCGTGTGCGCTGGGAGCCCGTACGTGAGGTCCGGCGCCGGGCACTTGGGGTAGAAGTTCACCGCCATgtgctgctcctgctcgccgAGCACCTTCTTGATGTAATCTTCCTCCAGGCCCAGGCTCTCGGAGATCGCCGCGTAGAGCCTGAAACCGAGCTCCCGGACTTCGCTACAGTATGTGCTCATGATCTCCCTGTGGCACGATCAACACAAAATGTGGCTTGTTAATGATTTTATCATCATAAAACTCCAATGAGCTCCCAGTCCCAGTGAAGCTCTTTGTTAAGAGGGTGCGATCTTCAAACTTGAGTGATCTACGTGAGTTACTTGCTCCCCAACCACTAGATCCGCGGGAGGATTACAATTCCTAACGAAGTGAAATCTACATCCCCTCCGAGCTGCAAGATGGGCCTACGCAATCGGCACTACTGGATCCTTGGCGGGCGGCGTTCCCAGCACTCACCATGTGGCCACCTCATCGTTTTTGTTTCTGTGATCTTCATGTGATCGGGCACATGGCCAGATGTGCTTTTCTAGTAGCAACAAGTGTGGCTCTCGTTGCATTGTCATGTACGCCCCTTTTCCTCTGGTGCCCATGCTAAATATTGCCTGTTGGAGACAGAGAAGGCAGAGGCCGGGACCCACTGACACTCGCACCCGTTCTTGTTCAGGTGATCGCACGCTCCATTCATACTAATAGCTATTGCTAGTACGGGTAAAACATTTGGAGTGGTGGCCTCTTGGACCAGTGCTAGGTTTTTAGCATTCCTTATTTTCTGTCTCCTGAACATATCTTTTCTCAGAGCATGAGCTCTGTCTGTCCTAGAGACGGTTCAAAAATGTAGGGCCTGCATCTCCAGCACATGGTAGATTCGTTCAAAGTACATCTCCAAATTTCCCTTGAAACATTTATTTTAGAATTCCCTTGAAACATTGCTCAGTACTAGCTCCTTTCTCTGTCTGCAGTTGAAGCTCGAAGTACTATATATCATGAAAAATTTATCATTATTAATTTTGCTTTGGTGTCCGTGCAGCATAATTAGCGACTTAGAAAGACTGCATTTCTCAAGGAAAAATAATGCTGGAAGCCTGAAACATGAGGGTGCAGAACTCCAGATCAACAAaccattgtgatttgtgaactAAACAACCATTTTTTGTTTCAGTCCTAAAGGAGAGATCCAGCGAGCAACAGAGAAATAATGCAAGCAATAGAGAAATATATCTACGGAGGTTGGTGCTGCATACCTGAAGGAGGGTGGATTGGCCGGCCAGTCAGAAACGTACTGCTCCAGCGGGTGGCAGTGCAGGCGGAGGTAGTCGCGCCAGTTGTGCACGGTCTCCTTGCGCACGTTGAAGCTCGTTGACAGCCGTATCTTCTTGGCCGTGTCGTCGGAGTAGAGCTTGGCCTTCTCCTCCGCCGGCAGCCGGAAGAAGTCTTGAGCTACCTCTATCACCGCCAGCATCAGCTCCACGGGTATCCCGTGGTTCAGCACCTGACCAAATCAACGCAGCAGCGAGCAAACGTCAGCATCATGAATCCTGCCATATCATGGAAAGAGAGGTGTTGGATCGTCGGTAGTCGATTGGGACCTGGAAGAAGCCGTGGGAGCGGCATGCCGCGCCGATCTGGGCGACGACTGCGGCGCCGTCGGAGCTGGCGAGGTCGACGACGGGGATGTCGGCGTCGGTGACGACCTCGTGGAGACGCGGGCGCTGCGTCTCCGGCCGGACGTAGCTCCCCGGCAGCTTGTCGTGCTCAGCCGTGGAGATGAGCTGGTCCGCCATGCCCGGTGTTGGAGAAGGAAACCGACGGCCGGCGCTCGGCTCACTTCACGCAGGCTAGCTGTGCGGTGCGCGCTCCATGTGTGTCACGCAACGGAGTGCATAAATAGACGTCACGACACACGGAGCCAAGGGACTGAGCATATCGATCCGATGACGACGAGCAGCACTTCGTCAGTGCTGACTCATGGTGATTAGCCGCGCGCCGCGCATTTAACGCGATGAGAGAAAGGGCCCCGCCTGTCAGCACGACAAAGTAAATTCTACGCGGATTGCCGACTGACCGGGATGAGCGTCAGCTGGACGGAGCGGGGTAACGTCACGTCGGTGACGGCAGCACGGTGGCCAATTCTTGCGCACTGTGTCCGCGTGGCGTGTGATGGGAGCGAGCCGAGCGTCTGTTTGCCGCGTGTGGAGCATGCTTCGGATTACCACTCGGCTCGCACACTCCGATGACTCTGATCAATTTTTTAACTACTAGTATTCCATCGAAACAAGTGCGTCGATTCTGCTTCCGGGGCCAGGTGCCGAGTTCTGAAACGAAATCCAGGACGTTGGCATGGCGAAGACCGTGGAGATCTCATACAGATTTCAAGCATTGGTGCTGTCAGCCAGCAGCTCAAATCTTTCAAAAAAATGTACAACACCCACGTCAGGTTCTCACCATAGTGATCGGAAACGTGGAACCATACCACGTTTCTCAACCCGAGAACGTCATCCCTGTTTTGAGAACGCAGAAACAATCTCGTCTCTGCCTTATCAAAATCTTTCGCAGCGTACCGTACTTCTCATTCCCGTTCCTTGACCCATC
The nucleotide sequence above comes from Phragmites australis chromosome 4, lpPhrAust1.1, whole genome shotgun sequence. Encoded proteins:
- the LOC133917026 gene encoding flavanone 3-dioxygenase 2-like isoform X3 produces the protein MADQLISTAEHDKLPGSYVRPETQRPRLHEVVTDADIPVVDLASSDGAAVVAQIGAACRSHGFFQVLNHGIPVELMLAVIEVAQDFFRLPAEEKAKLYSDDTAKKIRLSTSFNVRKETVHNWRDYLRLHCHPLEQYVSDWPANPPSFREIMSTYCSEVRELGFRLYAAISESLGLEEDYIKKVLGEQEQHMAVNFYPKCPAPDLTYGLPAHTDPNALTILLMDQQVAGLQVLKEGRWIAVNPLPNALVINIGDQLQIEPNPKLPPPS
- the LOC133917026 gene encoding flavanone 3-dioxygenase 2-like isoform X1; its protein translation is MADQLISTAEHDKLPGSYVRPETQRPRLHEVVTDADIPVVDLASSDGAAVVAQIGAACRSHGFFQVLNHGIPVELMLAVIEVAQDFFRLPAEEKAKLYSDDTAKKIRLSTSFNVRKETVHNWRDYLRLHCHPLEQYVSDWPANPPSFREIMSTYCSEVRELGFRLYAAISESLGLEEDYIKKVLGEQEQHMAVNFYPKCPAPDLTYGLPAHTDPNALTILLMDQQVAGLQVLKEGRWIAVNPLPNALVINIGDQLQALSNAKYKSVWHRAVVNSDRSRMSVASFLCPCNDVLIGPAAKLISEDSPAVYRDYTYAEYYNKFWSRNLDQEHCLELFRT
- the LOC133917026 gene encoding flavanone 3-dioxygenase 2-like isoform X2 is translated as MADQLISTAEHDKLPGSYVRPETQRPRLHEVVTDADIPVVDLASSDGAAVVAQIGAACRSHGFFQVLNHGIPVELMLAVIEVAQDFFRLPAEEKAKLYSDDTAKKIRLSTSFNVRKETVHNWRDYLRLHCHPLEQYVSDWPANPPSFREIMSTYCSEVRELGFRLYAAISESLGLEEDYIKKVLGEQEQHMAVNFYPKCPAPDLTYGLPAHTDPNALTILLMDQQVAGLQVLKEGRWIAVNPLPNALVINIGDQLQREKGTSKGGDGIPDEIISFQARNWTSNTEQA